One Comamonas odontotermitis genomic window, AGCTGGGTGGACCTGGCCTCTTGCATTTTGCCGGGCACCTTATCGGCAACAACCAAGTTCGCCAATCGCGCCAATCCGACAGATGATTTCCAGGTGACCTTGAATCCCCCTGCAGGAGGCGGACAGGCGCTTCAAGCGCAAACCAGCGCAGGCCAGCCCCAAGCCAGCACGACGGAGGCCATTGGCAACGCCGGTGGGATGTACACCCTGACCCAGACTCGATTGGACAGCGGCACCAGCAGCTACACCACGGTTTGTCAATGCGTGGACACCTTGAACAACAACATGCAGGTGGCATCTGGCGTGGGAACAACGATCAACTATCAGTACCCCAACCCATCGGCAAACCATGCCGTTGAATGCACCTTTGTCAATAGCACCACACCAGCTGCCACACCCTTCCAGGACAGCGGCAGCAGTGTGGAAGGCATTCCCAGGACTGTGGTTCCCAACATCCGCACCAACGACTTTGTCAGTGGCACTCCAGCCACCGCCAGCAATTCGACCATCTCTCTGGGCACAGACCCATCCACCCTCGCCGCCACGGCTGCAGGTATTACCGTGAATCCCAGCAATGGCGCTGTCAATACTTCGGCAACGACCCCTGCGGGCACCTACCAGTTGACCTACCAACTCTGCCTTCAAGCTGACCCTACCGTATGCAATACCGCAACCATCACTGTGGTGGTTGCTCCACCGGGTTCCGCTGCCGTAGATCCCCAGCCCGATACCGGCACAGCGCCCGCTGGAACTGCCAGTACACCGATTGCCGATATTCGCGTCAATGACACGCTCAATGGCCAGCCAGCCACCGCAGCCAACTCAACCATCACGGTGGGTACGGATAGCGACACGCAAACGGCTACAACCCACGGAGTGGTCCTCGACCCAGCCACAGGCAAAGTCACTACAACGACCCAGACACCTGTCGGTACCTACACGCTGACCTACACCCTGTGCGACTCCGCCAATCCGACGGTCTGCCAGGTGACAACTGTCACGGTGACCGTGACAACCGCTGGAGCCAGCGCAACCCCTGTCCCTTCACTGTCCGAAACTGGATTGCTCATTCTTGCCTCCATGTTCGGGCTGTTGGGCTGGCAACAGTCGCGCCGCCGTCAACACCCATAACTGGTGCGTTCGATAGAAGGAAGGAGCATTGATGCCCATGAACCTGCCAATTCAATCCGCCTTTAAGGGCGGTTGCTGAAACATGGCCTGAGTTCGGAGTTGTGCCGAACTCAGATCGTTCCATATCGAATCCATGCTCCATTCTTCCTGATATGGAAGCCATGTATCTGCGTAACGGCCTCCAAAATTCAGAGTCTCATTCGAGAAAATTGATTCAATAAATACTCTTTATTGAATAATGTATTTTTACTTATAAAAGAGGTGAATTATTTAAGGATTTTATAAGTACTTGCTTAAGTATTATTAAACATCAAGAAAAAGATTTAGGACACCAAACGATCGCTAATAAACTATTGTTGAATTTGACAAATCTTCGTCAAAAAATAGTGATGCATACTCGAACCCATACCTTAAACTGATAATACTTCAATCCGATACGATCGCAGGCCCCACACCCTCTCACTTGATAATCAACAGAACTGAATATTATGTATACCAAGGCTAATACTCGATTTTATATAGGCATCACCATAGCAGCAATTGGTTTTGCTCGATTGTTCTACTTGGGATCGCTATGGGTTTCAGAAAAAATTTAAGCATAGCGAGCTCTAAAAAATGATAAAAATATTTCAATCAAGATCGAATTATAAAACACCACTATTTTTTGCAAACATCCCTGCTCATTGGCCGTAGTTCGCCGAATCAATATGAAAAACTTTATGCTTCACAGTTTTTTAAAAAGGAAGCAAAAGTTATTAATCTGGATTGGTAGCCGAATCGAAGAAAATAGAAACGATGGAACTAAACAGAAACAGGTCTATTTGCCTCTGGTTGGATTTGCATGAAATGCTTTGCATTACTTTGTGGCATGTTGCAGCCCCTGAGAAAGCGCGAAAAATTCGCACCTTTGGGCCTCGAAGAAAAATAAATGCATATAATCGTTTAACCAAGGAGCGGCAGATGCTATTGCTTATTCTTGAAGAAATAGGCATTTGCCCCATCACCTTTCAAGATCAATGCTTTACCAAATTATGCAGACGTTATACAATAGAAACAGCACACAAAGCACTTTCCGAGTTGTATGGTCGATGTGCATTTAGTTCCGCATACCTGATAAGACCAAAACTAGAGCGATGGCTGCTTGAGCGTGCGAGAATTCATAAATTACATACTCAGATTTTCTCGGCATAATGTTTATTCCTCACATGAATCAATTAAAAATAGTTTCACGCAAACAATAAGAGATCAATTCAGAAGATTTATGTTTCATTTAAAAATATTCTTGAAAAGACATAGATTTTAAAATCGCAAATGCAGATATTGCATAAACAGAGTCAGTAGTTGTGGATTTTCAAGAAGATTTTCAGTTATTAATATCGATAGATAATTTATAAAGTTAAACAAATATAAAACCGACTAATTACATTTACATGAAAAAAGGCAGCTTTCAAGCTGCCTTTTTTTGAGAACGTGACCCGTCCTGAATTGGGTTGACACCTTTCTGAAGAACAGAAAGGAAAGTCAAATGGAACAGTGGGTTAAGAGAACGCAACGGGACTACACGCTGGCTTTTAAACTCGCAGTAGTCGATCAAGTAGAAAGAGGTGAGCTGACCTACCGGCAGGCCCATGAGCGGTACGGAATCCAGGGCGCCTCAACTGTACTGGTGTGGCTTCGCAAGCACGGACGGCAGGACTGGAAAGCTGCATCATCAAGGGGCAAAGGATTACAGAAGATGCCTGAATCGCCCAAGCTGCTGACTCCAGAGCAGCGCATCAAGGAGCTGGAAGTGCAGCTGAAAGAAGCCCGCGAGAAAGCGGCCTTCTTTGAAGCGGTAGTGAACGTGCTCAAGCGCGACTACGGAGTCCAAGTCACAAAAAAGCCTGCGGGCAAGTCCTCACGCAAAAGCTCGTCAAAGGGTTAAGCGTCACGAGGGCTTGCCGCTACATGGGAATCAGCCGCCAAGCGCACTACAAGCGCCTGGTCTGCCAGCGTGCACGCAGCGAGCGGGACAAGGCGGTGGTGGAGTTGGCCAGTGAAGAGAGGCGCCATCAGCCACGCATTGGCACGCGCAAACTGCTGCACTTGCTCAAGCCGCCGCTTGAACAGGCGGGAATCCAGATCGGGCGCGATGCACTGTTCATTGTCCTGCGCCAAGCACGCATGCTGGTACTGCCACGGCATGCGTACCACAAGACCACCAATAGCCATCATCACTACCGCAGGCACCCCAATCTACTCAAGGAGGGCCCGACCAAAACAGTGGCAAGTGGTTGTGAGCAGCTATGGGTCGCTGACATCACGTATCTACCCACCAAGGAGAAGACTGCCTATCTGAGCCTGGTGACCGATGCCTACTCGCGCAAGATCGTGGGCTGGCACGTGCACGATAGTCTGGAGACCAAGCAGGTCAGCCAAGCGTTGAAAATGGCACTGCGTCAGCGGCGAACAGATCAGCCGCTCGTACACCACTCTGATAGAGGTGTTCAGTACTGCTCGGCTCAATACCAGCGCATCCATGCACGCAACCGCATCACCTGCTCCATGACCGATGGCTACGATTGCTACCAAAACGCTCTGGCTGAGCGGGTCAATGGAATCCTCAAGATGGAATACTTGTTGCAACGACCTGCCGATCTCTCGCAAGCCCGCACCATGGTGGGCGAATCGGTACGGCTGTACAACGAGCGTCGGCCGCACCTGTCCCTAAAATACAAAACGCCCGATGCAGTACATCGGGCGTCTCTCGCCAACCAGCTTGGGCTGGAGATTAGTCGCGAATAGGTGTCAACCTATGACAGGACGAGTCAACGTCCAGAGACTTATTTCCGTGCGGGAGGAACGTCCGTGCAGGTGCCGTGCGCCACTTCTGCCGCCATGCCGATGCTTTCGCCCAGCGTGGGGTGCGGGTGGATGGTCTTGCCGATGTCCACGGTGTCAGCCCCCATTTCGATGGCCAGGGCGATTTCACCGATCATGTCGCCAGCGTGCGTGCCGACGATGCCGCCGCCCAGAATCCTGCCGTGGCCATGGGCCTCTGGCGAATCATCGAACAGCAGTTTGGTGAAGCCTTCGTCACGGCCATTGGCAATGGCGCGACCTGAAGCTGCCCAGGGGAACAGTCCCTTCTTGACCTTGATGCCTTGCGCCTTGGCCTGGTCTTCGGTCAGACCCACCCATGCCACTTCGGGGTCGGTATAGGCCACGCTCGGGATCACGCGGGCATTGAAGGCGGCCGAGGCCAGCTCCTTGTTGCCCTGCAGTTCACCGGCGATGACTTCGGCAGCCACGTGCGCTTCATGTACGGCCTTGTGTGCCAGCATGGGCTGGCCCACGATGTCGCCGATCGCAAAGATGTTGGGCACATTAGTGCGCATCTGGATGTCGACATTGATGAAACCCCGGTCGGTGACGGACACGCCAGCGGCTTCGGCGCCGATCTTCTTGCCATTGGGCGTGCGGCCCACGGCCTGCAGCACCAGGTCGTACACCTGGGGCTCGGGCACGGTGACGCCATCCTTGGCGGGCTCGAAGCTGACCTTGATGCCTTCGGGCGTGGCTTCGGCACCCACGGTCTTGGTATTGACCATGATGTTGTCAAAGCGCGGCGCATTCATCTTCTGCCAGACCTTGACCAGATCGCGGTCGGCGCCCTGCATCAGGCCGTCCATCATTTCCACCACATCCAGGCGTGCGCCCAGCGTGCTGTAGACGGTACCCATTTCCAGGCCGATGATGCCGCCGCCCAGGATCAGCATGCGCTTGGGCACGCTCTTCAAGGCCAGCGCGCCGGTCGAGTCGACAATGCGCTCGTCCTTGGGCAGGAAAGGCAGATGCACGGCCTCGGAGCCCGCTGCGATGATGGCCTTCTTGAACTGCACGACCTTCTTGGCGCCGGTCTTCTCCTGGCCGTCGCCCGAGGTTTCCTGCACTTCGATGTGGTTGGCACTCACGAAGTTGCCATAGCCGCGCACGATGGTGACCTTGCGCATCTTGGCCATGCCTGCGAGACCGCCGGTCAGCTTGCCGATCACCTTTTCCTTGTGGCCACGCAAGGTGTCGATGTTGACCTTGGGGGCGCCGCCGTAGTCGATGCCCAGCGCCGCGAGGTGGCTGACCTCGTCCATGACTGCGGCCACGTGCAGCAGCGCCTTGGAAGGGATACAGCCCACGTTCAAGCACACGCCGCCCAGCGTCTTGTAGCGCTCAACCAGCACGACCTTGAGGCCCAGGTCGGCCGCGCGGAAA contains:
- a CDS encoding IS3 family transposase (programmed frameshift) — encoded protein: MEQWVKRTQRDYTLAFKLAVVDQVERGELTYRQAHERYGIQGASTVLVWLRKHGRQDWKAASSRGKGLQKMPESPKLLTPEQRIKELEVQLKEAREKAAFFEAVVNVLKRDYGVQVNKKACGQVLTQKLVKGLSVTRACRYMGISRQAHYKRLVCQRARSERDKAVVELASEERRHQPRIGTRKLLHLLKPPLEQAGIQIGRDALFIVLRQARMLVLPRHAYHKTTNSHHHYRRHPNLLKEGPTKTVASGCEQLWVADITYLPTKEKTAYLSLVTDAYSRKIVGWHVHDSLETKQVSQALKMALRQRRTDQPLVHHSDRGVQYCSAQYQRIHARNRITCSMTDGYDCYQNALAERVNGILKMEYLLQRPADLSQARTMVGESVRLYNERRPHLSLKYKTPDAVHRASLANQLGLEISRE
- the lpdA gene encoding dihydrolipoyl dehydrogenase translates to MAIVDIKVPDIGDFAEVGVIELLVKPGDTVAKDQSLITVESDKASMEIPSSHAGVVKELKVKIGDKVAEGSVILSLEAAEGAASAPAPSAAPAAPAESVPQQAPAPAAQAPAAPAPIASNYSGQVDEDCDVVVLGGGPGGYSAAFRAADLGLKVVLVERYKTLGGVCLNVGCIPSKALLHVAAVMDEVSHLAALGIDYGGAPKVNIDTLRGHKEKVIGKLTGGLAGMAKMRKVTIVRGYGNFVSANHIEVQETSGDGQEKTGAKKVVQFKKAIIAAGSEAVHLPFLPKDERIVDSTGALALKSVPKRMLILGGGIIGLEMGTVYSTLGARLDVVEMMDGLMQGADRDLVKVWQKMNAPRFDNIMVNTKTVGAEATPEGIKVSFEPAKDGVTVPEPQVYDLVLQAVGRTPNGKKIGAEAAGVSVTDRGFINVDIQMRTNVPNIFAIGDIVGQPMLAHKAVHEAHVAAEVIAGELQGNKELASAAFNARVIPSVAYTDPEVAWVGLTEDQAKAQGIKVKKGLFPWAASGRAIANGRDEGFTKLLFDDSPEAHGHGRILGGGIVGTHAGDMIGEIALAIEMGADTVDIGKTIHPHPTLGESIGMAAEVAHGTCTDVPPARK